The nucleotide window TCGCAACGTGTTCCAGCACTTCAGGTGGGAACTGCCTGCGGCGCTCCGGAACGGTCTCTGTTGCCGCAGCAGCGGCGGGCCGCTTCACTAGCGCCCAGCGTCCAGCGTCGTCCATGCCGCCGATCAGCGCGCTCGACCGCGCGCGCCGGCTGCCGGAATAAGCGTTGCGTTTGGCGGCCGGCTTGAGCAAGGCGCGCAAGCCCGCGAAACTGTCGGAATTCACGAGACCCGCGGCCACCAGTTCGCCCAGCGCGCTCTCCAGTTCCATACGCAATCCGCGAACTTCGGTCAACAATTCGTCGAAGAACATCGCACCGTGTTGCACCAGCGTGTCGTACACGCTTTGCGCGCGCGCCGACAGCTCCGGTTGTTTCGACGGATCGAGCAACGCGCTCCACACACCCACCTGCGCGCGCGGCAGCAGCACGATCGGCGTGCTGCGGACCGGCCCGCTGGCACCGCGCGCGCGTTCCGTCAGACGGGTCCAGACTATTTTGCCGGCCCGACATAGTTCGTCGAGCGAAGTATTTGCGTAGGCCTTCACGCGCGCGGGCAGGATGTCTTCCTCCCACGCACCCGCCGCGGCCTGGAAGCCTTCGAGCTGTTCGAGCACGGCAACTAGCGCGTCGCGCCCCTCGCTGCGCGTGTCCGGCGTCAGATGCTGCCACTCGAACAGAAAGCGCATGAAGTCGTGCCGTTCCACCGGCTCGATTTCGCGCCGCAAGCGTTTCACGGTGTAACGGTGTATGCGTGCGAGAAGATGTCGTTCGCACCATTCTTCCCCGGCGGCTTGTGGCGTGAAGCGCCCGCGCATCACGTAGCCTTCGGCTTCGAGGCGCGTAAGGCTCTGTTCGACCGACGCCGGGGGCAACTTCAACGCTTCAGCAATCGCACTGAGCGGCAGCGGGCCGAAACCGGTCAGACGCGCGCGGAGCACGTCGGTCAGGGCGTCGTCGGCGCTCCAGCTATCGGCGTAGCCTTTCGGCGCGACGAGCGGCGGCGCAAACCGGGTGTCGGGATAGAGCGGCTGAAAACAGGTGAGGCGTTCGACGGGCAGCCACACGGCGGAGTCGCCGGCGAGCTGCAGGCGGGTGGCGCGGCCGGCTTCGGCCAGCGACGCGAGCCATGCCGGCCAGCCTTCGTTGCGGCGCGCTTCGGCCTCGGTGACGCAGGCAAGGCCGGTCAACGCTTCATGCATCTCGTCAGCGTTGCGCGCCTGCGGCCACGCTTCGTCGCGCACGCTTTCGATGGCTTCGGCATCGAGCGCGCCGAGATCGTCGGCACTCGACGGATCGGTCCAACGGCGGTTCAACACCGCTTGTGTGCGGCGTTCCTCGATCGGCGCGTCGTCGAGATAAGCGTACGGTTTCGCGTTGAGGATTTCAGCGGCGAGCGGCGAGGGCGCGGGCAAATCGCGCGCGACCAGTTGCACGTCGCCCTGTTCGATACGGCGCAGCAGCGCAAGCCAGGTTTCGCTGTCCATCGCCTCGTGCAAACAGTCGTCGACGGTTTGCTCCACTAATGGATGACGCGGCAGTTCGCGTTCGCCGACCACGTTTTCCAGACACGCAGCCTGCTCGGGAAACACGCTCGCCAGCAGATCTTCGCTGCGCATGCGCTGCAATTGCGGCGCGGTCTTGCGTCCGCCGGTATAGCGCGGCAGGCCGAGCGCGGTAGTCGCGTTCCAGCGCCAGCGCACGCCGAACAGCGGCGCATCGAGCAGCGCCTGAATCAGCAGATGCTCGGCGCTGTTCGAATGCAGATAGCGCCATACGTCGTCGAGCACGAAGGAATGGCTGCCGGTCAGCGACAGCACGATCGCGTCCTCGGTGGCGGCGGCTTGCAGTTCGAAGTTGAAGGTGCGGCAAAAGCGCTTGCGCAGCGCGAGGCCCCACGCGCGGTTCACCCGGCTGCCGAACGGTGCGTGAATGACGAGTTGCGTGCCGCCGGATTCGTCGAAGAAACGCTCCATGACCAGCGTGTTCTGGGTGGGCAGCACGCTGAGCGCGGCGCGCGCACGGGCGAGATAGTCGACGATCTGGCGCGCGGCGGCTTCGTCGAGATGCAGATTGTCGACCAGCCAGCCGATTGCATGCTCGATGCGGGCCGCGAGTGTTTCGAAGTCGGTGCTGGTCTCGTCCGCAACGATGGCCGACGCCGTGGCGCTCTTTTCTTCGAGAAGGTGTCCAATCTGCTCGCGCAAACGCGCGACGCCGAACGACAGCTCGTCGCTGCGGCCCGGCGCTTCGCCGAGCCAGAAAGGAATGTTCGGCGGCTGGCCCTGCGCGTCCTCGACGCGCACGCGTCCGCTCTCGATCCGCAGAATCCGGTACGACGCGTTGCCGAGTTGAAACACGTCGCCGGCCAGACTTTCGACGGCGAAGTCCTCGTTGACGGTGCCGATATTGATCGCCTGCGGTTCGAGCACGACGGCATAGTCGGCGTTCTCGGGAATCGTCCCGCCCGACGTAACGGCGACTAGCTTGCCGCCGCGCCGGCCGCGCAGCGTGCCGCTCACCACGTCGCGATGAATATAGGCGCCGCGCGGACCGTTGCGGCTCGTGTAGCCTTCGGCGAGCATGCGCAGCACCGCGTCGTACTGCTCACGCGTGAGCTCGG belongs to Paraburkholderia sp. FT54 and includes:
- a CDS encoding DEAD/DEAH box helicase; the protein is MARPAPNYAGMSPATTTAAALGAAPDTASVATPAMGLSTAGALGDFHPAVASWFLKTFPAPTDAQAAAWPQIRRGRSTLVAAPTGSGKTLTAFLSALDDLVQQGLANGGALPDETLVVYVSPLKALSNDIRLNLQLPLQGIAAELDALGLPALDIRTAVRTGDTTQQERNALKKRAPHILVTTPESLYVLLGSDSGRRMLATVRTVIVDEIHALAGSKRGSHLALSLERLDALCLRRLPRIGLSATQKPVSAVARFLVGGGRIDSGIPADCAIIDVGHVRERDLALEIPPVPLEAVMPNEVWERVYDRLAELVAMHRTTLIFVNTRRMAERAAHHLTERLGKDVVAAHHGSLAKEHRFDAEQRLKRGELRVLIATASLELGIDIGDVDLVCQMGSPRAIAPFLQRVGRSGHHVGGMPKGRLFPASRDDLIECAALLDCVRRGELDALRIPRAPLDVLAQQIVAEVSSAEWSEDALFDLMRRAAPYAELTREQYDAVLRMLAEGYTSRNGPRGAYIHRDVVSGTLRGRRGGKLVAVTSGGTIPENADYAVVLEPQAINIGTVNEDFAVESLAGDVFQLGNASYRILRIESGRVRVEDAQGQPPNIPFWLGEAPGRSDELSFGVARLREQIGHLLEEKSATASAIVADETSTDFETLAARIEHAIGWLVDNLHLDEAAARQIVDYLARARAALSVLPTQNTLVMERFFDESGGTQLVIHAPFGSRVNRAWGLALRKRFCRTFNFELQAAATEDAIVLSLTGSHSFVLDDVWRYLHSNSAEHLLIQALLDAPLFGVRWRWNATTALGLPRYTGGRKTAPQLQRMRSEDLLASVFPEQAACLENVVGERELPRHPLVEQTVDDCLHEAMDSETWLALLRRIEQGDVQLVARDLPAPSPLAAEILNAKPYAYLDDAPIEERRTQAVLNRRWTDPSSADDLGALDAEAIESVRDEAWPQARNADEMHEALTGLACVTEAEARRNEGWPAWLASLAEAGRATRLQLAGDSAVWLPVERLTCFQPLYPDTRFAPPLVAPKGYADSWSADDALTDVLRARLTGFGPLPLSAIAEALKLPPASVEQSLTRLEAEGYVMRGRFTPQAAGEEWCERHLLARIHRYTVKRLRREIEPVERHDFMRFLFEWQHLTPDTRSEGRDALVAVLEQLEGFQAAAGAWEEDILPARVKAYANTSLDELCRAGKIVWTRLTERARGASGPVRSTPIVLLPRAQVGVWSALLDPSKQPELSARAQSVYDTLVQHGAMFFDELLTEVRGLRMELESALGELVAAGLVNSDSFAGLRALLKPAAKRNAYSGSRRARSSALIGGMDDAGRWALVKRPAAAAATETVPERRRQFPPEVLEHVAMTLLRRYGVVFWRLLEREAEWLPPWRDLLRVFQRLEARGVIRGGRFVNGLAGEQFALPEAIPVLREVRRHANDSAFVCIAGTDPLNLAGTLLVGERVPAVAGNRILYRDGIVVATLVAGTFWFEASLEAVPAERETARAWLARRF